The following proteins are co-located in the Microcystis wesenbergii NRERC-220 genome:
- the recJ gene encoding single-stranded-DNA-specific exonuclease RecJ, giving the protein MDYKYPIQRWYIAATNPEKIEGLAREMGLSSLLATILINRGIDTPELAKIYIDPEVDTLPSPLGEFPDLEKSVNLLVKAIASGDKIAICGDYDADGMTSTSLLLRALRHLGARVNHAIPSRMKEGYGINQRIVEEFAESGVGLILTVDNGISAHEPIALAIELGLKVIITDHHDLPPILPNASAILNPKLLTPNSPYQGLAGVGVAYILAVTTAQKMGKLQGLTESLLALFTLGTIADLAPLIGVNRRWLKRGLRKLPKSQLVGIQSLMQIAGISEEQKQLQPDDIGFKLGPRINAIGRIGDPQIVIELLTTDDAGIALERAMQCEQINRTRQELCEKIEEEAIKLVEKTPILWQKDRVLVLVEKDWHHGVIGIVASRLVERYGVPVFIGTYEEEDPDKIRGSARGIEEFHVFEALQFCQDLLGKFGGHKMAGGFSLPTANLLAFKQRLSQFSHKILQIEHLKPLIKIDTILDFKQINLQLFQEIDSLQPWGIGNELPVFWTPNVRVVEQKTIGKNHLKLLLAQRDDTRIKALAWRWGEYCPLPTRLDIAYKLKENTWNGNTTIEIELVGVRLPQENNNIKKAIFMHAEKMYQCSFWGDLNEIRIKNEQGDILVVQKGQRIGLLGKNRQQAREVNVTEPRFYTLIKVAIKALAI; this is encoded by the coding sequence ATGGACTACAAATATCCCATCCAACGCTGGTATATTGCCGCAACTAATCCCGAAAAAATCGAGGGGTTAGCGCGGGAAATGGGATTATCATCCTTATTAGCAACTATCTTAATTAATCGCGGTATTGATACCCCAGAATTAGCTAAAATTTATATTGATCCTGAAGTGGATACCTTACCCTCTCCCCTGGGAGAATTTCCCGACTTAGAAAAAAGTGTCAATTTATTAGTAAAAGCGATCGCCTCTGGCGATAAAATTGCTATCTGTGGGGACTACGATGCCGATGGCATGACCAGTACATCTTTACTGTTAAGAGCCTTGAGACATCTCGGTGCTAGGGTAAATCATGCCATACCCAGTCGCATGAAAGAGGGATACGGAATTAATCAGCGCATTGTCGAAGAATTTGCCGAATCGGGAGTCGGATTGATTCTCACCGTTGATAATGGCATTTCCGCTCACGAACCGATCGCCCTAGCGATAGAATTAGGATTAAAAGTTATTATCACCGATCATCACGATCTGCCGCCAATTTTACCAAATGCCTCCGCTATTCTCAACCCGAAATTATTAACCCCGAACTCTCCCTATCAGGGATTAGCGGGGGTGGGAGTCGCCTATATTTTAGCGGTGACAACTGCCCAAAAAATGGGTAAATTACAGGGATTAACCGAGTCATTATTAGCATTATTTACCCTAGGCACTATAGCAGATTTAGCCCCATTAATCGGGGTAAATCGTCGCTGGTTAAAACGGGGTTTAAGAAAATTACCCAAATCTCAATTAGTCGGGATTCAATCCCTGATGCAAATAGCGGGAATTAGCGAGGAACAAAAGCAATTACAACCGGATGATATTGGCTTTAAATTGGGGCCGAGAATTAATGCCATTGGCAGAATTGGTGATCCCCAGATAGTTATTGAATTATTAACCACCGATGATGCAGGAATTGCCTTAGAAAGAGCGATGCAGTGCGAACAAATTAATCGTACCCGTCAAGAATTGTGCGAAAAAATTGAAGAAGAAGCGATTAAATTAGTGGAAAAAACCCCGATTCTTTGGCAAAAAGATCGAGTTTTAGTATTAGTCGAAAAAGATTGGCATCATGGGGTAATTGGTATTGTGGCCTCCCGTTTAGTGGAACGCTACGGAGTGCCAGTTTTTATCGGTACTTACGAGGAAGAAGATCCGGATAAAATTCGCGGCTCTGCCAGAGGAATTGAAGAATTTCACGTTTTTGAAGCCCTGCAATTTTGCCAAGATTTACTAGGAAAATTTGGCGGTCATAAAATGGCGGGGGGTTTTAGTTTACCCACAGCTAATTTACTAGCATTTAAACAAAGATTAAGTCAATTTTCTCACAAAATTTTACAAATAGAACATTTAAAACCTTTAATTAAAATTGATACTATCCTCGACTTTAAACAAATAAACCTGCAACTTTTTCAAGAAATTGATAGTTTGCAACCCTGGGGAATTGGCAATGAATTACCCGTTTTTTGGACTCCTAACGTGCGGGTAGTGGAACAGAAAACTATCGGAAAAAATCATTTAAAATTATTGCTGGCTCAAAGGGATGATACCAGAATTAAAGCCCTAGCTTGGCGTTGGGGCGAATATTGTCCTTTACCAACTCGTTTAGATATTGCCTATAAACTCAAAGAAAATACTTGGAATGGTAATACAACCATAGAAATTGAATTAGTGGGAGTGCGATTACCCCAAGAAAATAATAATATTAAAAAAGCAATTTTTATGCACGCCGAAAAAATGTATCAATGTAGTTTTTGGGGTGATTTAAACGAGATTCGCATCAAAAATGAACAGGGCGATATTTTAGTCGTCCAGAAAGGCCAGCGCATTGGTTTATTAGGCAAAAATCGACAACAAGCGAGAGAAGTCAACGTGACTGAACCCCGTTTTTATACTTTAATTAAAGTTGCCATCAAAGCTTTGGCTATCTAG
- a CDS encoding ATP-binding protein yields the protein MSDFEELESKKREKALEMQAYRDNLLSRVTRLLISQDIHLAIDHTLELLCQFTQSAHCYIIQYSTCRQQWSMVYEYCHPDYPQVIPIREQSQNLSTESFPWFSEQLLNGIPVKLNSLDDLPATAIPERTILAHSSTPCLLIVPMWDSSGVTVGYLGLDAAAEKQWTKEDVTFVRLVGELIAIAQSRYEAEKELKEAKEAAVKANKAKSEFLANMSHELRTPLNAILGFTRLISRDSGISSEYRQYLEIVNRSGEHLLELINDILEMSKIEAGRTVFNPSNFDLYALLDNIAEMLRPQAQAKALSLIFDRSSNLPQYICTDESKLRQVLINLLGNGLKFTESGGVTLRVKVGEKRGDYQRLLWQIEDTGAGIAPEEIYKLFQPFNQTETGRKSQQGTGLGLPISKKFVELMGGAIGVSSILGQGSIFSFDIQVGLVGENEIKTETHRAKVIALAETQPKYRILVVDDRPESRLLLLKLLTSLGLSVQEAANGQEAIAIWQAWQPHLIWMDMRMPVKDGYEATREIRQLEADNRGKTVIIALTASAFEEDRALVIAAGCDDFVRKPFREEVIWQKMSEYLGLKYIYADNEPNQPNYSPVFLDSLQSLLKLISPDWIRQLQQAARECDDEKIIALTAEIPPDYATLAQGLQQLAGEFSFDAIETIIKDLNIS from the coding sequence ATGAGTGATTTTGAGGAACTAGAGTCTAAAAAACGGGAAAAAGCCCTAGAAATGCAGGCCTATCGCGATAATTTGCTCTCGCGGGTGACAAGATTACTAATTTCTCAAGATATCCACTTGGCGATCGATCATACCCTAGAACTGCTCTGTCAATTTACCCAGAGCGCTCACTGTTACATTATTCAATATTCCACCTGTCGTCAGCAGTGGAGTATGGTTTATGAATACTGTCACCCCGACTATCCGCAAGTTATCCCGATTCGGGAACAATCACAAAATCTCTCGACGGAAAGCTTTCCTTGGTTTTCGGAACAATTATTAAACGGTATTCCGGTTAAACTGAACTCTTTAGACGATTTACCCGCTACTGCTATCCCTGAAAGAACTATTCTCGCTCATAGTTCTACTCCCTGTCTCTTAATCGTTCCCATGTGGGATAGTTCCGGGGTAACGGTGGGTTATCTGGGATTGGATGCCGCTGCAGAAAAGCAATGGACGAAGGAAGATGTCACCTTTGTGCGGTTGGTGGGAGAATTAATTGCGATCGCACAAAGTAGATATGAAGCGGAAAAAGAATTAAAAGAGGCTAAAGAAGCGGCAGTTAAGGCAAATAAAGCTAAAAGTGAGTTTCTAGCTAACATGAGCCACGAATTACGCACTCCCCTTAATGCTATCTTGGGTTTTACTCGCTTAATATCCCGGGATAGCGGCATCAGCAGTGAATATCGTCAATATTTGGAAATTGTCAATCGTAGCGGGGAACATTTATTGGAGTTAATCAACGATATTCTAGAAATGTCGAAGATAGAAGCGGGAAGAACGGTTTTTAACCCTAGTAATTTCGATTTATACGCTCTTTTAGATAATATTGCCGAAATGCTCCGCCCACAAGCGCAGGCAAAAGCTTTAAGCTTAATTTTTGATCGCAGCTCCAATCTGCCTCAATATATATGTACTGATGAAAGTAAATTGCGACAGGTGTTAATCAATCTCTTGGGTAACGGATTAAAGTTTACCGAGTCGGGAGGGGTGACTCTCCGGGTAAAAGTAGGGGAGAAAAGAGGAGATTATCAGCGATTGCTCTGGCAAATTGAAGATACAGGCGCAGGAATCGCCCCAGAGGAGATTTATAAGCTATTTCAACCCTTTAACCAAACGGAAACGGGACGAAAATCCCAACAGGGGACAGGATTGGGTTTACCTATCAGTAAAAAATTTGTTGAGTTGATGGGGGGTGCGATCGGAGTTAGTAGTATTCTGGGTCAAGGAAGTATTTTTAGTTTTGATATTCAGGTGGGTTTAGTGGGGGAAAATGAGATTAAAACCGAAACCCATAGGGCAAAAGTTATCGCTTTAGCTGAAACTCAGCCTAAATATCGCATATTAGTCGTCGATGATCGACCGGAAAGCCGTTTACTGTTGCTGAAACTCCTGACTAGCCTAGGATTATCCGTGCAAGAGGCCGCTAATGGTCAAGAAGCGATCGCAATTTGGCAAGCATGGCAACCTCATCTTATCTGGATGGATATGAGAATGCCAGTGAAGGACGGTTACGAAGCAACTAGGGAAATTCGGCAGTTAGAGGCTGATAATCGGGGAAAAACGGTGATAATTGCCCTAACTGCCAGCGCTTTTGAAGAGGATCGCGCCTTGGTTATTGCCGCCGGTTGTGATGATTTCGTGCGTAAACCTTTCCGAGAGGAAGTTATCTGGCAAAAAATGAGCGAATATCTAGGATTAAAATATATTTATGCCGATAATGAGCCAAATCAACCCAATTATTCGCCAGTTTTCCTCGATTCCCTGCAATCCCTATTAAAATTAATCAGTCCCGACTGGATTAGACAATTGCAACAAGCGGCGCGAGAATGTGATGATGAAAAAATTATCGCCCTAACCGCAGAAATTCCCCCCGATTATGCCACCCTTGCCCAAGGTTTACAACAGTTAGCCGGAGAATTTTCCTTTGATGCGATCGAAACCATAATTAAAGATTTAAACATATCTTAA
- the psb32 gene encoding photosystem II repair protein Psb32, producing MLKLLASLLLSCCIALAVSLSPAAAMGVYDLPILSPGAPTYVVDPVSAISAANEGKLNKDLKNLAEKTGQEVRMVVVRRLDYGQKIDNLADDILREWYPNPEDRTNQTIIVLDTLTNKTAMRVGEEAKPLLTDAIADSILSETMAVPLKDGGKYNQALLDASRRLTAVLSGEADPGPPEVATINIESTFTTAEETDDKNATIWVIVLLVLATVIPMVTYFWYAGFGR from the coding sequence ATGCTCAAATTATTAGCTTCTCTCCTTCTCTCCTGCTGTATAGCCTTGGCTGTTTCCCTATCACCAGCTGCTGCTATGGGAGTCTATGACCTCCCCATTTTAAGCCCCGGAGCGCCCACTTATGTGGTCGATCCTGTTTCGGCCATTAGTGCCGCTAACGAGGGAAAATTAAATAAAGACCTGAAAAATCTCGCCGAAAAAACCGGCCAAGAAGTAAGAATGGTAGTGGTCCGGCGCTTGGATTACGGTCAAAAAATTGACAATTTAGCCGATGATATCCTGAGAGAATGGTATCCTAATCCTGAAGATCGGACTAATCAAACTATCATCGTCCTTGATACTTTAACCAATAAAACTGCTATGCGGGTTGGGGAGGAAGCAAAACCCCTATTAACCGATGCTATTGCCGATAGTATCCTTTCGGAAACTATGGCGGTTCCCCTCAAAGATGGGGGAAAATATAATCAAGCTTTACTCGATGCTAGTCGTCGTCTAACGGCGGTACTTTCTGGAGAAGCGGATCCCGGACCGCCGGAAGTAGCGACAATTAATATCGAAAGTACTTTTACTACCGCAGAAGAAACTGACGATAAAAACGCCACGATTTGGGTGATAGTTTTACTGGTTTTAGCCACAGTAATCCCCATGGTTACCTATTTTTGGTACGCTGGTTTTGGTCGATAA
- a CDS encoding transglutaminase-like domain-containing protein — MLIRVGYEFGFDAPLPVVMLLKLYLHPSILAQVRQSENLQVEPATKIEEFLDSFGNRTSRLILPDGQIRIHNEAVIENEWKPDIVNWNAQEIPLTELPTQVFPYLMSSRYCEVDLLSEIAWELFGQTPPGWARVQAVCDWVHSHIRFGYEYARVTKTAYDVYRERTGVCRDFNHLALTFCRCLNIPARYASGYLGDIGISPQPLPMDFSAWFEVYLDHQWYTFDARHNTPRIGRILMTRGLDAVDAALTTSFGQVNLTKFKVWTIDVSHLYA, encoded by the coding sequence ATGTTAATCCGTGTTGGTTATGAATTTGGCTTTGATGCACCCTTACCCGTGGTCATGTTGTTAAAACTTTATCTACACCCCTCAATTTTAGCTCAAGTTAGACAATCGGAAAATTTGCAGGTGGAACCAGCAACAAAAATAGAAGAATTTTTAGATAGCTTCGGTAATCGAACCAGTCGTCTAATTTTACCCGACGGACAGATTCGCATTCACAATGAAGCGGTTATCGAGAATGAATGGAAACCTGATATCGTTAATTGGAATGCCCAAGAAATTCCCTTAACAGAGTTACCAACCCAAGTTTTTCCCTACTTAATGAGTAGCCGTTATTGTGAAGTAGATTTGCTTTCGGAAATTGCCTGGGAACTTTTCGGACAAACTCCCCCCGGTTGGGCAAGGGTACAAGCGGTTTGTGATTGGGTTCATAGTCACATTCGTTTTGGTTACGAATACGCGCGGGTGACAAAAACCGCCTATGATGTCTATCGGGAAAGAACGGGGGTTTGTCGCGATTTTAACCACCTAGCTTTGACTTTTTGCCGTTGCCTAAATATTCCTGCTCGTTATGCCTCTGGATATCTCGGAGATATCGGTATTTCTCCCCAACCTCTACCGATGGATTTTAGTGCTTGGTTTGAAGTCTATTTAGACCATCAATGGTACACTTTTGATGCTCGTCATAACACCCCCAGAATCGGGCGAATTTTAATGACTCGCGGCTTAGATGCCGTTGATGCTGCCCTAACAACTTCTTTTGGTCAAGTAAATTTAACAAAATTTAAAGTATGGACGATCGATGTTTCCCATCTCTATGCTTAA
- a CDS encoding response regulator transcription factor → MNEHILLVEDDPKLAEFIATELHLEGYQVTIASNGMDGLKIARDSPPDLLILDWMLPVISGLDLCLRLRKTGMEAPIIILTAKDEIPDRVTGLNAGADDYVTKPFSMEELLARVKARLRRTHAQDLNIFTFEDLTLNCLAREVYRDSQLIELTAKEFDLLEFILRHPRQVLTREQILETVWGYDFMGDSNIIEVYIRALRVKLESANPKRLIHTVRGVGYVLRDYA, encoded by the coding sequence ATGAACGAGCATATTCTTCTCGTGGAAGATGATCCCAAACTCGCCGAATTTATCGCCACAGAACTTCATTTGGAAGGCTATCAAGTTACTATTGCTTCTAATGGCATGGATGGACTGAAAATCGCTAGGGATTCTCCACCAGATTTGTTAATTTTAGACTGGATGCTGCCAGTTATTTCTGGATTAGATTTATGTTTACGACTGCGAAAAACCGGGATGGAAGCACCGATTATTATCTTAACAGCTAAAGATGAAATCCCCGATCGAGTGACGGGCTTAAATGCCGGAGCCGATGATTATGTTACTAAACCTTTTAGCATGGAAGAACTCTTAGCTAGGGTTAAAGCTCGTTTACGTCGCACCCATGCCCAAGATTTAAATATATTTACTTTTGAAGATTTGACCTTGAATTGTCTTGCCCGGGAAGTGTATCGAGATAGTCAATTGATTGAATTAACGGCTAAAGAGTTTGACTTATTAGAGTTTATCTTACGTCATCCCCGGCAGGTACTCACTCGCGAGCAAATTCTCGAAACCGTTTGGGGTTACGATTTTATGGGCGATTCTAATATTATTGAGGTGTATATTCGTGCCTTACGGGTTAAGTTGGAGTCCGCTAATCCTAAACGTTTGATCCATACAGTGCGAGGAGTGGGCTACGTTTTAAGAGATTATGCTTAA
- a CDS encoding sensor histidine kinase produces MKLPRLVGIFGQFLPSKPVSTSSLQFRLTLELLTISIIGLGSVAIWAAWQMEQNLVAAHKQTLEYIARRFPEQLEMYAQMGTLTTGLEKTIERVSTAGLVIWVKNSDGQLLGQSPGVDGNVTEMRAAASLTRVPDAPQIIHFDGRDIVLCGTPLTIKGQLSGKLYLSQDITADHQKYQAGLWGLFWLSILVLLSLIVLISQRIRQAMLPLTRMSQIASAVSADDLNGAKLQLEQAPDEILGLATAFNQMLWRLSGAWEQQRQFVGNVSHELRTPLTVVIGYLQSLQRRSTNLNPYQQQALETATAETERIIRMLQDLLDLARADSGHLHFRSHPIILNTLLTEVAAMSQKVSDRKMTLLLTNEDVVICGDQDRLQQVLINLLDNAIKYSAPGQTVDLILEKQPSSALIHVRDRGIGISLSHQNRIFERFYRVDESMTRSRDGTGLGLAIAKSLIEGMEGRITLRSQPGQGSTFTIILPLWQPQL; encoded by the coding sequence ATGAAGCTACCTCGCCTTGTCGGCATTTTTGGGCAATTTTTGCCCAGTAAACCCGTTTCTACTAGCTCGCTTCAGTTTCGTTTAACCTTAGAACTATTGACCATCTCGATTATCGGACTTGGTAGCGTAGCCATTTGGGCTGCTTGGCAAATGGAGCAGAATTTAGTCGCCGCCCATAAACAAACTCTAGAATACATCGCTAGGCGTTTTCCTGAACAGTTGGAAATGTACGCTCAGATGGGAACCCTGACTACGGGATTAGAAAAAACCATTGAGCGAGTCTCCACTGCGGGGTTAGTCATCTGGGTTAAAAACTCCGATGGGCAACTGTTGGGACAGTCTCCTGGAGTCGATGGCAATGTCACCGAGATGCGTGCGGCGGCATCCCTAACCAGAGTACCCGATGCACCCCAAATTATTCACTTTGACGGACGCGATATTGTTTTATGTGGCACTCCTCTGACTATCAAGGGTCAACTGTCGGGGAAATTGTATCTATCCCAAGATATCACGGCCGATCACCAGAAATATCAGGCGGGGTTATGGGGCTTATTTTGGCTGAGTATTCTCGTCCTATTGAGCTTAATTGTCTTGATTTCCCAACGGATACGTCAGGCTATGTTGCCGCTGACTCGCATGAGTCAAATTGCTAGTGCCGTTTCTGCCGATGATTTAAATGGGGCGAAATTGCAACTCGAACAAGCGCCGGATGAAATTTTAGGACTGGCTACCGCTTTTAATCAGATGTTATGGCGATTATCGGGAGCTTGGGAACAGCAACGTCAGTTTGTCGGCAATGTTTCCCATGAACTGCGTACACCTTTAACAGTCGTGATCGGTTACTTACAAAGTCTCCAGCGACGCAGCACTAATTTAAATCCCTACCAACAGCAAGCTCTGGAAACAGCCACGGCAGAAACCGAGAGAATTATCCGGATGTTACAAGATTTGCTCGATCTCGCTCGTGCCGATAGCGGTCATCTCCATTTTCGCTCCCACCCTATTATTCTCAACACTTTGCTGACAGAAGTGGCGGCGATGAGTCAAAAAGTTAGCGATCGCAAGATGACTTTATTATTAACCAATGAAGATGTGGTAATTTGTGGCGACCAAGATCGATTACAGCAAGTTTTAATCAATTTGCTCGATAATGCGATCAAGTATTCTGCTCCCGGGCAAACCGTCGATCTGATCTTAGAAAAGCAGCCTAGTTCCGCTCTCATCCATGTACGCGATCGGGGAATCGGTATCTCTCTCTCCCATCAAAATCGCATTTTTGAAAGGTTTTATCGGGTTGATGAGTCGATGACTCGCTCGCGAGACGGCACGGGTTTGGGTTTGGCGATCGCTAAAAGTCTGATTGAAGGAATGGAGGGTCGCATCACTCTCCGCTCTCAACCCGGTCAAGGCAGTACCTTTACTATCATTCTACCTCTCTGGCAACCGCAATTATGA
- a CDS encoding cupin, with protein MTGKDWLVDNHGQCSAYEITPANSELSHPYWLYRFLSDLEDTLTQISDDRSRLEAIRILVRQLLNNSPWLDILSLEPNPETGWEVLTLYDEPFFPLTVQLVAWSVGSTSPIHNHGCWGVVALLKGQEKNSFWQRSPTPELPDQIRKVGDRLLVPGDILCLTPAAIHHVEAMGDEPTLSFNLYGETNYSQRFEFDPGQGTAKNF; from the coding sequence ATGACAGGAAAAGACTGGTTGGTGGATAATCATGGGCAATGCTCGGCCTACGAAATAACCCCCGCAAACTCCGAATTATCCCATCCCTACTGGCTCTATCGCTTTTTATCCGATCTAGAAGATACCTTAACCCAGATTAGCGACGATCGCTCACGATTAGAAGCAATTCGGATTCTAGTTCGCCAACTCCTAAACAATTCGCCCTGGTTGGATATTCTTAGTCTAGAACCCAATCCCGAAACCGGTTGGGAGGTATTAACCCTCTACGATGAGCCATTTTTTCCCCTGACAGTACAACTGGTCGCTTGGTCTGTGGGTAGCACTTCCCCGATTCATAATCATGGTTGTTGGGGGGTAGTAGCTTTGTTAAAGGGACAGGAAAAAAACAGCTTCTGGCAACGTTCCCCCACCCCCGAATTACCGGATCAGATCAGAAAAGTCGGCGATCGCCTACTCGTCCCAGGTGATATTCTCTGCTTAACGCCGGCTGCCATTCACCATGTAGAAGCGATGGGAGATGAGCCAACCCTGAGCTTTAACTTGTACGGTGAAACTAACTATAGTCAGCGTTTCGAGTTCGATCCCGGGCAAGGTACGGCGAAAAATTTTTAA
- a CDS encoding TlpA family protein disulfide reductase has protein sequence MRKPSALLWLGLCVSSLAVTVSLVAGTSAKTLTNSDSVVSKGTFSIAQANPCASKNPCAGTDPCASKNPCAAKQGNVGGPLARQLQGKPVVVDIYASWCPACKNVAPTLSQLKKDYAGKANFIVLDVSDRSKATQSARKAQELGLGRFFEANKSQTGMIAIIDPATGNILAQYRNNADKSAYSSVLNLAINKK, from the coding sequence ATGCGTAAACCATCAGCGTTATTATGGCTCGGTCTTTGTGTTAGTAGTTTAGCGGTTACGGTTTCCCTGGTGGCTGGAACATCGGCGAAAACCTTGACTAATTCTGATTCAGTGGTCAGTAAAGGTACTTTTAGTATTGCCCAAGCTAATCCCTGTGCCTCGAAAAATCCCTGCGCTGGCACTGATCCCTGTGCCTCGAAAAATCCCTGCGCTGCTAAACAGGGTAATGTGGGCGGTCCCTTAGCGCGACAATTGCAAGGAAAACCAGTGGTTGTCGATATCTATGCTAGTTGGTGCCCTGCCTGTAAAAATGTTGCCCCCACTCTTTCCCAACTTAAAAAAGATTACGCGGGTAAAGCTAATTTTATCGTCTTAGATGTCAGCGATCGCTCGAAAGCCACCCAATCGGCCCGCAAAGCCCAAGAATTGGGTCTAGGTCGTTTTTTTGAGGCGAATAAGTCCCAAACTGGCATGATTGCGATTATCGATCCCGCTACGGGCAATATTTTGGCACAATACCGGAATAATGCCGATAAATCCGCCTATTCCTCCGTACTGAACTTGGCTATTAATAAAAAATAG
- a CDS encoding IS630 transposase-related protein: MAAPYSDDLRQKAVSAVERGEKKSHVCRTLNISRNTLDLWLKRKKQTGTVAAKTNYRRGPKPKIDDLEAFQKLAEQYGHLTQEKMAQKWANPVSRMRIGQALKRIGFTRKKKLMATEKEMKKPEKSFSKKSEVMPRKDLSILMKLE, translated from the coding sequence ATGGCAGCACCCTATAGTGATGATTTAAGACAGAAAGCAGTGAGTGCCGTAGAGCGAGGGGAGAAAAAAAGCCATGTCTGTCGCACCCTCAATATTAGTCGTAATACATTAGACCTATGGCTGAAACGGAAGAAACAAACTGGGACGGTGGCCGCTAAAACTAACTATCGTCGAGGGCCGAAGCCCAAAATTGACGATTTAGAAGCCTTTCAAAAGTTGGCCGAACAATATGGGCATTTGACCCAAGAAAAAATGGCGCAAAAATGGGCTAACCCAGTCAGTAGGATGAGAATTGGTCAAGCGCTCAAAAGAATTGGATTTACTAGAAAAAAAAAACTTATGGCTACAGAGAAAGAGATGAAGAAGCCCGAAAAGAGTTTCTCCAAAAAATCAGAGGTTATGCCCCGGAAAGATTTGTCTATATTGATGAAGCTGGAATAG
- a CDS encoding transposase — protein sequence MIIIDNASFHPKERIKKLLAKAGCEVLFLPAYSPDLNKIEKFWARLKNYVSQIINDSENLVDAVSKAFRHLS from the coding sequence ATTATCATCATTGATAACGCCAGTTTTCATCCCAAAGAGAGAATCAAAAAATTGTTAGCTAAAGCGGGATGTGAAGTGCTATTTTTACCCGCCTATTCTCCAGACCTCAACAAAATTGAAAAGTTCTGGGCTAGATTGAAAAACTATGTTAGTCAGATTATCAATGATAGTGAAAACCTTGTGGATGCTGTGAGTAAAGCCTTCAGGCATCTGTCCTAA
- a CDS encoding cytochrome c biogenesis protein CcdA, which produces MPLAFLGGVIASISPCILALLPVNLSYIGTLKIESRWDAFSKAGLFVLGAVTILSLFGLVSSFAGTVMVEYRGYINIVVGLIMAVMGLWLLGVIKLPLPQMNLNLPQAGPYGVGLTFALVSSPCASPVLFAVLAAAAATGSQVLGTLTMVSYALGYTILIFLASLFTGLAKQSRNLLQHSETIIRLGSVALMATGAYYLVTGTQWFMGS; this is translated from the coding sequence CTGCCCCTAGCTTTTTTGGGTGGCGTAATTGCCAGCATATCTCCCTGTATTCTGGCACTATTACCCGTTAACCTCAGCTATATCGGCACCCTGAAAATAGAATCTCGTTGGGATGCCTTCAGCAAAGCAGGTTTATTTGTCCTAGGAGCGGTGACAATTTTAAGTCTTTTTGGTTTAGTTTCTTCCTTTGCCGGGACGGTAATGGTGGAGTACCGAGGTTATATTAATATTGTTGTCGGTTTGATTATGGCGGTCATGGGTCTGTGGTTATTGGGAGTAATTAAGCTACCTTTACCGCAAATGAACTTAAATCTCCCCCAAGCAGGCCCCTACGGAGTCGGATTAACTTTTGCTCTTGTTAGCTCTCCCTGTGCTAGTCCTGTCCTCTTTGCTGTCTTGGCCGCCGCTGCCGCTACCGGTTCTCAAGTCCTCGGCACACTGACCATGGTTAGTTATGCTCTTGGTTACACGATTCTCATTTTCTTGGCCAGTTTATTTACCGGTCTAGCCAAACAAAGCCGGAATTTATTGCAACATTCCGAGACGATTATCCGTTTAGGTAGCGTGGCACTGATGGCGACGGGAGCCTATTATTTAGTTACTGGTACTCAGTGGTTTATGGGCAGCTAA